From Candidatus Eisenbacteria bacterium, a single genomic window includes:
- a CDS encoding DUF72 domain-containing protein → MSEVRVDTARAPRTQRAQILVGTSGYSFPDWPGRFYPEGMKSGDFLEFYARHFPAVEVNSTYYRIPPPRTLERMAAKTPPEFRFVVKLHGSMTHEHSLGADAVASFRAMLEPLKQTGKFDGLLAQFPYGFHRTPANRLHLAAVRDAFADEPLFVEFRHDSWLAPEVVPALRERRIGWCAVDEPALPHLLPPVTHLTSEDAYVRFHGRNAATWYGGGGERYDWDYQVSELTDWVKKIGELADQARRVYLFFNNCHAGQAARSAKLMQELLRQEGLTV, encoded by the coding sequence GTGAGTGAGGTGCGCGTGGATACGGCGCGCGCTCCGCGCACTCAGCGCGCCCAAATCCTGGTCGGCACTTCGGGCTATTCGTTCCCCGACTGGCCGGGCCGTTTCTACCCGGAGGGCATGAAGTCGGGAGACTTCCTCGAGTTCTACGCGCGCCACTTCCCGGCCGTCGAGGTGAACTCAACCTACTACCGCATCCCGCCGCCCCGCACGCTCGAGCGCATGGCTGCGAAGACGCCGCCGGAATTTCGCTTCGTGGTCAAGCTGCACGGCAGCATGACGCACGAACACTCCCTTGGCGCCGATGCGGTCGCGAGCTTTCGCGCCATGCTCGAACCCTTGAAGCAGACGGGCAAGTTCGATGGCCTGCTGGCTCAGTTCCCCTATGGCTTTCATCGCACCCCGGCGAATCGCCTGCACCTTGCGGCGGTGCGTGATGCCTTCGCCGATGAGCCGCTGTTCGTCGAGTTCCGACACGATTCGTGGCTCGCGCCCGAAGTGGTTCCAGCGCTGCGCGAGCGTCGCATCGGATGGTGTGCGGTCGACGAACCGGCGCTTCCTCACTTGCTGCCGCCAGTCACGCACCTGACGAGCGAGGACGCCTACGTGCGCTTTCACGGGCGCAACGCCGCGACCTGGTATGGCGGCGGGGGCGAGCGTTATGACTGGGACTACCAGGTCTCCGAGCTCACCGACTGGGTGAAGAAGATCGGCGAACTGGCGGATCAGGCGCGTCGCGTCTACCTGTTCTTCAACAACTGCCACGCCGGGCAGGCGGCCCGCAGCGCAAAGCTGATGCAGGAGCTGCTGAGGCAAGAGGGGCTCACGGTGTGA